A single window of Mangifera indica cultivar Alphonso chromosome 18, CATAS_Mindica_2.1, whole genome shotgun sequence DNA harbors:
- the LOC123201471 gene encoding 21.7 kDa class VI heat shock protein produces the protein MTSCMKLEVHTEDHTPHKWCVALGEDVFKKFLSQGSSVVHKVFGDGSLFSPLLFGKFFDPSDAFPLWEFESDILLSHLRSSGQTAVDWFQADQTYVLKAELPGVGKSHRVFVENGKIVEISGQYKQQREGQAKDWRSENWWEYGYVRRLELPEDADWRKLEAYVSNEALLEIRIPRKPSGSDISPPKNSEAM, from the exons ATGACTAGTTGTATGAAGCTTGAAGTTCACACAGAAGATCATACTCCCCATAAATGGTGTGTTGCCTTAGGTGAAGATGTGTTCAAAAAATTCCTCTCCCAAGGAAGTTCAGTTGTGCATAAGGTATTTGGTGATGGCTCTCTGTTCAGTCCGTTGTTGTTCGGAAAATTTTTCGACCCTTCTGATGCTTTTCCTCTCTGGGAATTTGAGTCAGATATCTTACTGTCTCATCTCCGGAGCTCCGGCCAGACTGCCGTCGATTGGTTTCAGGCTGACCAAACTTATGTACTCAAAGCAGAACTACCAG GAGTTGGGAAGAGTCATCGAGTGTTTGTGGAAAATGGGAAGATTGTGGAGATAAGTGGGCAATATAAGCAGCAAAGAGAGGGCCAGGCAAAGGACTGGAGAAGTGAAAATTGGTGGGAATATGGCTATGTGAGGAGGCTTGAGCTCCCAGAAGATGCAGATTGGAGAAAATTAGAAGCTTATGTGAGTAATGAGGCTCTTCTAGAAATCAGAATCCCTAGGAAGCCTTCAGGTTCTGATATTTCCCCACCAAAAAATTCTGAAGCCATGTAA
- the LOC123201321 gene encoding kinesin-like protein KIN-14N isoform X1 yields MASYSQNRPPLNNNITKTSVSPNEKCIGDEVSWDKEEKFGEKMVGTAINGRIRQAFSVVNGVQDLGPNSNPASIAGSECGTIEFTREDVQALLNEKMKYKNKYNYKERCENMMEYIKRLRLCIRWFQELEGDYAFELERLRNELELNEQKCAELELAKTNKEEELNLIIVELRKNFASVEEKLAKEELDKLAAVDSLVREKETRASIERSHASLSEELRKTQEELESSHQRISSVSDMYKLLQEYNSSLQHYNSKLQKDIDAALANVKRGEKEKAAIVENLSTLRGQHKSLQEQLSSCKVSQDEVMKQKDALVHEVAFLRVELQKAREDRDSQIAQVQALMAEVNKYKELAANSSELEARCFSQSNQINVLVGQLAAAENKLQMSDLSALETKAEFEGQRKLISELRNRLEDAECKLIEGEKLRKKLHNTILELKGNIRVFCRVRPLLPDDSCSTEVRVLSYPTSIEAVGRGIDIMQNGQKHSFTFDRVFMPDAPQEDVFVEISQLVQSALDGYKVCIFAYGQTGSGKTYTMMGKPGHPDQKGLIPRSLEQIFRTRQSLQLQGWKYEMQVSMLEIYNETIRDLLNRDATRTENGTAGKQYAIKHDANGNTHVSDLTIVEVCSTKEVSYLLDRAAHSRSVGKTQMNEQSSRSHFVFTLRISGVNEGTEQQVQGVLNLIDLAGSERLSKSGSTGDRLKETQAINKSLSSLSDVIFSLAKKEDHVPFRNSKLTYLLQPCLGGDSKTLMFVNISPEPSSVGESLCSLRFAARVNACEIGTPRRHTNTRSSEPRLSYC; encoded by the exons ATGGCTTCATATAGCCAGAACAGGCCTCCGTTAAACAATAACATAACAAAAACCAGCGTTTCCCCAAAT GAAAAGTGCATTGGTGATGAGGTGAGTTGGGATAAAGAAGAGaaatttggagaaaaaatgGTTGGGACAGCAATTAATGGGAGGATCCGGCAAGCGTTTTCAGTGGTAAATGGGGTCCAAGATCTTGGCCCTAATAGCAACCCGGCTAGCATTGCGGGTTCTGAATGTGGtactattgagtttacaagAGAGGATGTTCAAGCTTTGTTgaatgagaaaatgaaatacAAGAACAAGTACAATTATAAG GAGAGATGTGAGAATATGATGGAGTATATTAAGAGGCTTAGGCTTTGCATTAGATGGTTTCAAGAGCTGGAGGGAGACTATGCATTTGAGCTTGAGAGGTTGAGGAATGAATTGGaattgaatgaacaaaaatGCGCAGAGTTGg AGCTGGCAAAGACAAACAAGGAGGAGGAACTGAATTTGATAATTGTggagttgagaaagaatttTGCTTCTGTAGAAGAGAAACTTGCAAAAGAAGAATTGGATAAGTTG GCTGCAGTGGATTCCCTtgtgagagagaaagagactaGAGCTAGTATTGAGAGATCACATGCGTCTCTCTCAGAAGAACTGAGGAAAACTCAAGAGGAGCTTGAGAGTTCTCATCAGAGG ATATCATCAGTTAGTGATATGTACAAGCTATTACAGGAGTATAACTCAAGCTTGCAGCATTACAATAGTAAACTCCAAAAAGATATAGATGCAGCTCTTGCAAATGTTAAGCgtggagagaaagagaaagctgCTATAGTGGAGAACCTCAGCACTTTAAGGGGTCAACATAAATCATTACAAGAGCAACTTTCTTCATGTAAA gtttcTCAAGATGAGGTTATGAAACAAAAAGATGCTCTTGTGCATGAAGTTGCTTTTCTTAGGGTGGAGCTCCAAAAGGCCAGAGAAGATCGTGATAGCCAAATTGCGCAAGTGCAAGCATTAATGGCTGAAGTGAATAAATATAAGGAGTTGGCAGCAAATTCAAGCGAATTAGAG GCAAGATGTTTTTCACAAAGTAACCAGATAAACGTATTGGTGGGTCAGCTAGCTGCTGCTGAGAATAAGTTGCAG ATGTCTGACTTGTCTGCATTGGAGACGAAAGCTGAATTTGAAGGGCAAAGAAAACTCATAAGTGAGTTACGAAATCGGTTGGAAGATGCTGAATGTAAACTTATCGAAGGAGAGAAGCTAcgcaaaaaattacataatactATCTTG GAACTTAAGGGGAACATCCGTGTATTTTGTAGAGTGCGACCTCTTTTGCCTGATGATAGTTGCAGCACAGAGGTTAGAGTATTATCATATCCTACATCTATTGAAGCTGTTGGAAGAGGCATTGATATTATGCAAAATG GACAAAAACATTCTTTCACATTTGATCGAGTGTTTATGCCTGATGCACCTCAAGAGGATGTCTTTGTAGAGATTTCTCAGCTTGTTCAAAGTGCTCTAGATGGTTATAAG GTTTGCATTTTTGCATATGGCCAAACAGGTTCAGGTAAAACCTACACCATGATGGGCAAACCTGGACATCCAGATCAAAAAGGTCTAATACCACGCTCACTTGAACAAATTTTTCGAACTAGGCAATCTCTTCAACTTCAAGGCTGGAAATATGAGATGCAA GTTTCAATGTTAGAAATATACAATGAAACGATCCGTGACCTGTTAAATCGAGATGCAACACGGACAGAAAATGGTACTGCTGGAAAACAATATGCCATTAAGCATGATGCAAATGGAAACACACATGTTTCTGACCTCACCATCGTGGAAGTCTGCAGTACTAAGGAGGTTTCATATCTTTTAGATCGGGCTGCACATAGCAG GTCTGTAGGCAAGACCCAGATGAATGAGCAATCTTCAAGAAGCCATTTTGTTTTCACATTGCGGATATCTGGTGTTAATGAG GGTACTGAACAACAAGTACAAGGTGTATTGAATCTAATTGATCTTGCTGGGAGTGAACGTCTTTCTAAGAGTGGATCAACTGGTGATCGACTAAAAGAAACTCAA GCAATCAATAAAAGCTTGTCATCATTAAGCGATGTTATATTTTCCTTGGCAAAAAAGGAGGACCATGTACCATTTAGGAACTCAAAGCTCACTTATCTTCTTCAG CCTTGTTTGGGAGGGGACTCAAAGACATTAATGTTTGTAAACATCTCTCCTGAGCCATCCTCAGTGGGAGAGTCGCTATGTTCACTCCGGTTTGCTGCCAGGGTTAATGCTTGTGAGATAGGAACTCCTCGACGCCACACTAACACTCGGTCTTCAGAGCCTCGCCTGAGCTATTGCTAA
- the LOC123201321 gene encoding kinesin-like protein KIN-14M isoform X2 has product MASYSQNRPPLNNNITKTSVSPNEKCIGDEVSWDKEEKFGEKMVGTAINGRIRQAFSVVNGVQDLGPNSNPASIAGSECGTIEFTREDVQALLNEKMKYKNKYNYKISSVSDMYKLLQEYNSSLQHYNSKLQKDIDAALANVKRGEKEKAAIVENLSTLRGQHKSLQEQLSSCKVSQDEVMKQKDALVHEVAFLRVELQKAREDRDSQIAQVQALMAEVNKYKELAANSSELEARCFSQSNQINVLVGQLAAAENKLQMSDLSALETKAEFEGQRKLISELRNRLEDAECKLIEGEKLRKKLHNTILELKGNIRVFCRVRPLLPDDSCSTEVRVLSYPTSIEAVGRGIDIMQNGQKHSFTFDRVFMPDAPQEDVFVEISQLVQSALDGYKVCIFAYGQTGSGKTYTMMGKPGHPDQKGLIPRSLEQIFRTRQSLQLQGWKYEMQVSMLEIYNETIRDLLNRDATRTENGTAGKQYAIKHDANGNTHVSDLTIVEVCSTKEVSYLLDRAAHSRSVGKTQMNEQSSRSHFVFTLRISGVNEGTEQQVQGVLNLIDLAGSERLSKSGSTGDRLKETQAINKSLSSLSDVIFSLAKKEDHVPFRNSKLTYLLQPCLGGDSKTLMFVNISPEPSSVGESLCSLRFAARVNACEIGTPRRHTNTRSSEPRLSYC; this is encoded by the exons ATGGCTTCATATAGCCAGAACAGGCCTCCGTTAAACAATAACATAACAAAAACCAGCGTTTCCCCAAAT GAAAAGTGCATTGGTGATGAGGTGAGTTGGGATAAAGAAGAGaaatttggagaaaaaatgGTTGGGACAGCAATTAATGGGAGGATCCGGCAAGCGTTTTCAGTGGTAAATGGGGTCCAAGATCTTGGCCCTAATAGCAACCCGGCTAGCATTGCGGGTTCTGAATGTGGtactattgagtttacaagAGAGGATGTTCAAGCTTTGTTgaatgagaaaatgaaatacAAGAACAAGTACAATTATAAG ATATCATCAGTTAGTGATATGTACAAGCTATTACAGGAGTATAACTCAAGCTTGCAGCATTACAATAGTAAACTCCAAAAAGATATAGATGCAGCTCTTGCAAATGTTAAGCgtggagagaaagagaaagctgCTATAGTGGAGAACCTCAGCACTTTAAGGGGTCAACATAAATCATTACAAGAGCAACTTTCTTCATGTAAA gtttcTCAAGATGAGGTTATGAAACAAAAAGATGCTCTTGTGCATGAAGTTGCTTTTCTTAGGGTGGAGCTCCAAAAGGCCAGAGAAGATCGTGATAGCCAAATTGCGCAAGTGCAAGCATTAATGGCTGAAGTGAATAAATATAAGGAGTTGGCAGCAAATTCAAGCGAATTAGAG GCAAGATGTTTTTCACAAAGTAACCAGATAAACGTATTGGTGGGTCAGCTAGCTGCTGCTGAGAATAAGTTGCAG ATGTCTGACTTGTCTGCATTGGAGACGAAAGCTGAATTTGAAGGGCAAAGAAAACTCATAAGTGAGTTACGAAATCGGTTGGAAGATGCTGAATGTAAACTTATCGAAGGAGAGAAGCTAcgcaaaaaattacataatactATCTTG GAACTTAAGGGGAACATCCGTGTATTTTGTAGAGTGCGACCTCTTTTGCCTGATGATAGTTGCAGCACAGAGGTTAGAGTATTATCATATCCTACATCTATTGAAGCTGTTGGAAGAGGCATTGATATTATGCAAAATG GACAAAAACATTCTTTCACATTTGATCGAGTGTTTATGCCTGATGCACCTCAAGAGGATGTCTTTGTAGAGATTTCTCAGCTTGTTCAAAGTGCTCTAGATGGTTATAAG GTTTGCATTTTTGCATATGGCCAAACAGGTTCAGGTAAAACCTACACCATGATGGGCAAACCTGGACATCCAGATCAAAAAGGTCTAATACCACGCTCACTTGAACAAATTTTTCGAACTAGGCAATCTCTTCAACTTCAAGGCTGGAAATATGAGATGCAA GTTTCAATGTTAGAAATATACAATGAAACGATCCGTGACCTGTTAAATCGAGATGCAACACGGACAGAAAATGGTACTGCTGGAAAACAATATGCCATTAAGCATGATGCAAATGGAAACACACATGTTTCTGACCTCACCATCGTGGAAGTCTGCAGTACTAAGGAGGTTTCATATCTTTTAGATCGGGCTGCACATAGCAG GTCTGTAGGCAAGACCCAGATGAATGAGCAATCTTCAAGAAGCCATTTTGTTTTCACATTGCGGATATCTGGTGTTAATGAG GGTACTGAACAACAAGTACAAGGTGTATTGAATCTAATTGATCTTGCTGGGAGTGAACGTCTTTCTAAGAGTGGATCAACTGGTGATCGACTAAAAGAAACTCAA GCAATCAATAAAAGCTTGTCATCATTAAGCGATGTTATATTTTCCTTGGCAAAAAAGGAGGACCATGTACCATTTAGGAACTCAAAGCTCACTTATCTTCTTCAG CCTTGTTTGGGAGGGGACTCAAAGACATTAATGTTTGTAAACATCTCTCCTGAGCCATCCTCAGTGGGAGAGTCGCTATGTTCACTCCGGTTTGCTGCCAGGGTTAATGCTTGTGAGATAGGAACTCCTCGACGCCACACTAACACTCGGTCTTCAGAGCCTCGCCTGAGCTATTGCTAA